In Neorhizobium galegae, the following proteins share a genomic window:
- the pbpC gene encoding penicillin-binding protein 1C, which yields MKLRWKLSIGLVIGLVTAAGLIVGLEAADRAYPPPLERARVVSTEVLDADGELLRAFATPEGRWRLRTTVENVDPRFLKMLVAYEDQRFYEHAGVDPWALGRAVLQLVTNGHVVSGASTLSMQVARLIEPRESRSVAAKLRQLVRAVQIERRLSKQEILELYLTHAPYGGNLEGVRAASLAYFGKEPRRLTVAEAALLVALPQSPEGRRPDRHFKIAQAARERVLMRSAVAAVTGDGEAERAVGEGIPRRRLQLPAYAAHLAEAAIRKQPKIEQHKTTLKRNIQQGLEQVAREASVKLSPKVSVAMVMADITTGAIVGEVGSADYFDASRSGWVDMTRVNRSPGSTLKPFIYGLAFEQGLVSQETIIEDRPADFFGYRPKNFDMTYQGDVSVRQALQLSLNVPAVRLLDAVGPSRLMIRFRRADVRPVLPANEAPGLAIGLGGVGITLKDLVQAYAALANRGNPMRIGNGIEDQPSMIDGEPLLEPQAVWNVADILSDVLPPQGSRRLGIAYKTGTSYGYRDAWSVGFDGRYVLGVWVGRPDNGAVPGIAGYQTAAPILFEAFSKSGVPITPLPSAPSGAVRIAQAELPISQRRFSMTASGLVSASTREPAPQIVYPPEGARVDLGAQSGDISPLVLKLQGGRAPFRWLANGKPLSELSRRRTSEWTPDGAGYSTLTVIDAAGRAASVRVFVE from the coding sequence ATGAAGCTCAGGTGGAAACTTTCGATCGGTCTGGTGATCGGCCTCGTCACTGCGGCGGGGCTGATCGTCGGTCTTGAAGCGGCCGACAGGGCCTATCCGCCGCCGCTCGAAAGGGCGCGGGTGGTTTCCACCGAAGTGCTGGATGCGGATGGCGAGCTGCTGCGTGCGTTTGCGACGCCGGAAGGCCGCTGGCGGCTTCGCACGACGGTCGAGAATGTCGATCCGCGGTTCCTCAAAATGCTGGTCGCCTATGAGGACCAGCGTTTCTACGAGCATGCCGGCGTCGACCCTTGGGCACTCGGCCGTGCCGTGCTGCAACTCGTCACCAATGGCCATGTGGTCTCGGGTGCTTCGACGCTGTCGATGCAGGTGGCGCGGCTGATCGAACCGCGCGAGAGCCGGTCGGTCGCAGCCAAACTCCGCCAGCTCGTCCGCGCCGTGCAGATCGAGCGGCGGCTGTCCAAGCAGGAAATCCTCGAACTCTACCTGACCCATGCGCCCTATGGCGGCAATCTGGAGGGCGTGCGGGCTGCGAGCCTTGCCTATTTCGGCAAGGAACCCCGGCGGCTGACGGTGGCGGAAGCAGCCCTTCTCGTCGCCCTGCCGCAATCGCCGGAAGGCCGGCGGCCGGACCGGCATTTCAAGATTGCACAGGCGGCTCGCGAGCGGGTGCTGATGCGTTCGGCTGTCGCCGCCGTCACTGGCGATGGCGAGGCGGAGCGGGCGGTGGGCGAAGGTATCCCGAGGCGCCGCCTGCAATTGCCGGCCTATGCTGCGCATCTCGCCGAAGCGGCGATCCGCAAACAGCCGAAGATCGAGCAGCATAAGACGACGCTGAAACGCAACATCCAGCAGGGGCTGGAGCAGGTCGCGAGGGAAGCTTCGGTGAAGCTCAGCCCTAAGGTTTCCGTTGCCATGGTGATGGCAGACATCACCACCGGTGCGATCGTCGGCGAGGTCGGTTCGGCCGATTATTTCGATGCGAGCCGCTCCGGCTGGGTGGACATGACGCGGGTCAACCGCTCGCCGGGCTCGACGCTGAAGCCGTTCATCTATGGCCTCGCCTTCGAGCAGGGACTGGTTTCGCAGGAAACGATCATCGAGGATCGGCCGGCGGATTTCTTCGGTTATCGGCCGAAAAATTTCGACATGACCTATCAGGGCGATGTCAGCGTCCGGCAAGCGCTGCAGCTGTCGCTCAATGTGCCGGCGGTGCGGCTGCTGGATGCCGTCGGCCCGTCGCGGCTGATGATCCGTTTCCGCCGTGCCGATGTGCGGCCGGTCCTGCCGGCGAACGAGGCGCCGGGTCTTGCGATCGGTCTCGGCGGTGTCGGGATTACGCTCAAGGATCTGGTGCAGGCCTATGCGGCGCTCGCCAATCGCGGCAATCCGATGCGGATCGGCAATGGTATCGAGGATCAGCCCAGCATGATCGACGGCGAACCGCTGCTGGAGCCGCAGGCGGTGTGGAACGTCGCCGACATTCTCTCGGACGTCCTGCCGCCGCAAGGCAGCCGCCGGCTCGGCATCGCCTACAAGACCGGCACGAGCTACGGCTATCGTGATGCCTGGTCGGTCGGCTTCGACGGGCGCTACGTCCTGGGCGTCTGGGTTGGACGGCCGGATAACGGAGCAGTGCCGGGCATTGCGGGTTACCAGACGGCGGCACCGATCCTGTTCGAGGCCTTTTCGAAATCCGGCGTGCCGATCACGCCGCTGCCGTCGGCGCCATCGGGCGCCGTCCGCATTGCGCAGGCCGAGCTGCCGATCAGCCAGAGGCGTTTCTCGATGACCGCGAGCGGGCTTGTTTCCGCCTCGACGCGAGAGCCGGCGCCGCAGATCGTCTACCCGCCGGAAGGCGCGCGCGTCGATCTCGGCGCGCAATCGGGAGATATTTCGCCGCTTGTGTTGAAGCTTCAGGGCGGCCGTGCGCCGTTCCGGTGGCTTGCCAACGGCAAGCCGCTCAGCGAGCTGTCCCGTCGCCGCACCAGTGAATGGACGCCGGATGGCGCGGGTTATTCGACGCTGACCGTGATCGACGCCGCCGGTCGCGCCGCCAGTGTCAGGGTTTTCGTGGAATAG
- a CDS encoding alpha-2-macroglobulin family protein, which translates to MSRRALFGFLALIVSAFALVSPLTAADRRIESTPNSDYLGFDLRTVKNVSQPQCEAACIGDNACKAFTYNEKAKWCFLKSDYSQLNPFQGATAGKIVVTAVEPDIGAPPKLSFLSEEVLQQARDQKDGLTLGDNQKGYGVENLKTIAQGQLLTGNVDTAIYNFKGALSIIPEDGALWIELARAAGTAKNNGTADGEGTLAAVNGYQLSRTTQTRADALAVLGAALAKQQNYRAALNAYKASLALVNARTVQAAYNDLRERQGFRMTGNTVDADSANPRVCVQFSEPLVKIGVDYAPFVVLNGQAPKAMEAKDNQICVEGLTHGQRYKLSLRRGLPSSVDEPLVAQVDIDVYVKDRSATVRFTGDSFVLPSTARRGIPIVSVNTEKANLKLYRVGDRSIAPLLANSQFLTQMDGYNATQIEEQSGELVWQGTIDIAQDLNKDVVTSFPVDEALPTRKPGVYMLTAAAANATSQEYDTKATQWFVVSDIGLTTYAGTDGLNVFARSLGSAKPMAGVDLQLLAKNNEILGTAKTDADGRAVFTAGLMRGTAAMVPAVLAAQNNGQDYVFLDMARAGFDLSDRGVTGRPAPGAIDILPWTERGIYRPGETVHASALARNIDATAIENLPLTFVFLRPDGVEDRRMVNNGLLGGYTLDLPLLATSMRGTWTMQIFTDPKGSAIGEKTFLVDDFVPDRIEFDMTSDAKQIAVGEPVPVNIDGRYLYGAPAAGLNLEGEIALKTTRENPAFPGYQFGLVDEEASEAVRIPLEALEPLDDDGKAVFDATVSEAPSTTQLVNADIVVRMQEAGGRAIERSITLPVKAEGARIGIKPEFSGDLGENSVGNFTVIMVDAAGKKQAVQNLPWKLIKIDRDYQWYRDGSSWRYEPVTRTSQAANGTVNVTADGGKVSVPVKWGRYRLEVETADIGGPTSSVEFDAGWFVTATSTETPDALEIALDKQSYKVGETAKLKISSRYAGELMITSGSESLIAVKTASIGADGGEVEIPVTAAWGAGSYVTATLYRPGQAQESRMPMRAIGVTWLKVDPESRDLQVSITAPEKTLPRQPLNISLQVAGAGANEDAYVTVAAVDVGILNLTRYQPPAPDDWYFGQRRLGLEIRDLYGRLIDGSLGATGRLRTGGDGGSTALQSSPPKEKLIAFFSGPVKLDAQGKANVSFDIPQFNGTARVMAVAWSKTGVGHGVKDVVIRDPVVVTASLPRFLAPGDQTNLRLDIANTDAPAGDYQLAITTNRPVAVDQKGTGKITLAAGGKSDVTLALRGVEPGDGSISVRLSNASGMSLDQVLDIPVRPAAMPITQQRLVELKPGASVTVDANLLADSILPGASISVNVSRSTAFDIPALLMSLSRYPYGCAEQTTSRALPLLYLSQMAVQNGLADDTEVKKRVQDAIYRVLSYQSSAGSFGLWGPGGGDLWLDSYVSDFLSRAREQGYDVPEQALVQALDSLQNSLGFTNNVKDQGNEIAYAFYVLARNRKAAISDLRYYADTMLNDFPTPLAKAHIAAALALYGDAQRSRNIFAASLQMSQDAQIHRVSLSRSDYGSSLRDGAAVLALAAESRPVPPIVPALATIVAKEWGQKKYTSTQEQTWMLLAARALQNGDDGLRLQVNGADHRGTLMSQMTGDALIGHPLTVKNNSADPLSASITTVAAPAQPLPAGGDGFQITRTYYSMDGEEANVSEAQQNQRYVAVITITESNSWPSRIVVTDLLPAGFEIDNPSIVNSASLTNFDWIEEVQAAHTEFRNDRFVAAFDRSAGDNREITLAYVVRAVTPGVYDHPAAQVEDMYRPQFSARTAMGKMEVLAAQ; encoded by the coding sequence ATGTCTAGGCGCGCGTTATTCGGCTTTCTCGCTCTCATCGTTTCCGCATTCGCTCTCGTCTCGCCGCTGACTGCGGCCGACCGGCGGATCGAAAGCACTCCGAACAGCGATTATCTCGGTTTCGATCTGAGAACCGTGAAAAATGTCAGCCAGCCCCAATGCGAAGCGGCCTGCATCGGCGACAATGCCTGCAAGGCTTTCACATATAACGAGAAGGCCAAATGGTGCTTCCTCAAGTCGGATTACAGCCAGCTCAACCCGTTCCAGGGCGCGACGGCCGGCAAGATCGTGGTAACGGCGGTTGAACCGGATATCGGCGCCCCGCCGAAACTGTCCTTCCTCTCGGAAGAAGTTCTCCAGCAGGCGCGCGATCAGAAGGATGGCCTGACGCTTGGCGACAACCAGAAGGGTTACGGCGTCGAGAACCTCAAGACGATCGCCCAGGGTCAGCTTCTGACCGGCAACGTCGATACGGCGATCTACAATTTCAAAGGTGCGCTTTCGATCATCCCCGAAGACGGTGCGCTGTGGATCGAGCTTGCCCGCGCCGCCGGCACCGCCAAGAATAACGGCACCGCCGATGGCGAAGGCACGCTTGCCGCAGTCAATGGCTACCAGCTTTCGCGCACCACGCAGACCCGTGCCGATGCGCTGGCGGTTCTCGGCGCTGCGCTCGCCAAGCAGCAGAATTACCGCGCCGCGCTCAACGCCTATAAGGCAAGCCTCGCGCTGGTGAATGCCCGCACCGTGCAGGCCGCCTATAACGACCTGCGCGAGCGCCAGGGCTTCCGCATGACCGGCAATACGGTCGATGCCGACAGCGCCAATCCGCGCGTCTGCGTGCAGTTCTCCGAACCGCTGGTGAAGATCGGCGTCGATTATGCGCCCTTCGTCGTGCTCAACGGCCAGGCGCCGAAGGCGATGGAAGCCAAGGACAACCAGATCTGCGTCGAAGGCCTGACCCATGGCCAGCGCTACAAGCTGTCGCTGCGCCGTGGCCTGCCGTCTTCCGTGGACGAGCCGCTTGTTGCTCAGGTCGATATCGATGTCTACGTCAAGGACCGCTCGGCGACCGTGCGTTTCACCGGCGACAGTTTCGTGCTGCCGTCGACCGCGCGCCGCGGCATTCCGATCGTCTCGGTCAATACCGAGAAGGCCAATCTGAAGCTTTACCGCGTCGGTGACCGCAGCATTGCCCCGCTGCTCGCCAATTCTCAGTTCCTGACCCAGATGGATGGCTACAACGCCACCCAGATCGAGGAGCAGAGCGGGGAACTGGTCTGGCAGGGCACGATCGATATCGCCCAGGACCTCAACAAGGACGTGGTGACCAGCTTCCCCGTTGACGAGGCTCTGCCGACCCGCAAGCCCGGCGTCTACATGCTGACGGCGGCTGCCGCCAATGCCACGAGCCAGGAATACGATACCAAGGCGACGCAATGGTTCGTGGTGTCCGATATCGGCCTCACCACCTATGCCGGCACCGACGGCCTCAACGTCTTTGCCCGCTCGCTCGGAAGCGCCAAGCCGATGGCCGGCGTCGATCTGCAGCTTCTCGCCAAGAACAACGAAATCCTCGGTACGGCGAAAACCGATGCGGATGGCCGCGCGGTGTTCACCGCCGGCCTGATGCGCGGCACGGCGGCGATGGTGCCGGCCGTGCTCGCCGCGCAGAACAACGGCCAGGACTATGTCTTCCTCGACATGGCCCGTGCCGGCTTCGACCTGTCCGACCGCGGCGTCACGGGGCGCCCGGCGCCGGGTGCGATCGACATCCTGCCCTGGACCGAACGCGGCATCTACCGGCCCGGCGAAACCGTGCATGCATCGGCGCTTGCCCGCAATATCGATGCGACGGCGATCGAGAACCTGCCGCTCACCTTCGTTTTCCTGCGGCCGGATGGCGTCGAGGATCGGCGTATGGTCAACAACGGTTTGCTCGGCGGTTACACGCTCGACCTGCCATTGCTGGCCACCTCGATGCGCGGCACCTGGACGATGCAGATCTTCACCGATCCCAAGGGTTCGGCGATCGGCGAAAAGACCTTTCTCGTTGATGACTTCGTGCCGGATCGCATCGAGTTCGACATGACCAGCGATGCCAAGCAGATCGCGGTCGGGGAGCCGGTGCCGGTCAACATCGACGGCCGATATCTTTATGGAGCGCCGGCGGCCGGCCTCAATCTCGAAGGCGAAATCGCGCTGAAGACGACGCGCGAAAATCCGGCCTTCCCGGGCTACCAGTTCGGCCTCGTCGATGAAGAGGCGAGCGAAGCGGTTCGCATTCCGCTGGAGGCGCTCGAACCGCTCGACGACGACGGCAAGGCAGTCTTCGACGCGACCGTTTCCGAAGCGCCCTCCACGACGCAGCTTGTCAACGCCGATATCGTGGTGCGCATGCAGGAGGCGGGCGGCCGCGCCATCGAGCGTTCGATCACCCTGCCGGTCAAGGCAGAAGGTGCGCGGATCGGCATCAAGCCTGAATTCTCCGGCGATCTCGGCGAGAATTCGGTCGGCAATTTCACCGTGATCATGGTGGACGCGGCCGGCAAGAAGCAGGCGGTGCAGAACCTGCCCTGGAAGCTGATCAAGATCGATCGCGATTACCAGTGGTATCGCGACGGTTCGTCCTGGCGATATGAGCCGGTGACCCGCACCAGCCAGGCTGCCAACGGCACGGTGAATGTCACCGCCGATGGCGGCAAGGTTTCCGTTCCGGTCAAGTGGGGCCGCTACCGGCTCGAGGTCGAAACTGCCGATATCGGCGGACCCACGTCCAGCGTCGAATTCGATGCCGGCTGGTTCGTGACCGCGACCTCGACCGAAACCCCGGATGCGCTGGAAATCGCACTGGACAAGCAGAGCTACAAGGTCGGCGAGACGGCCAAGCTCAAGATCTCGTCGCGATATGCCGGTGAGCTGATGATCACGTCGGGTTCCGAGAGCCTGATTGCGGTCAAGACCGCGAGCATCGGCGCAGATGGCGGTGAGGTGGAGATCCCCGTCACCGCGGCCTGGGGCGCCGGTTCCTATGTGACCGCGACGCTTTATCGTCCCGGCCAGGCGCAGGAAAGCCGCATGCCGATGCGCGCCATCGGCGTCACCTGGCTGAAGGTCGATCCCGAAAGCCGCGATCTACAGGTGTCGATCACCGCGCCGGAAAAGACGCTGCCGCGCCAGCCGCTCAACATCTCGCTGCAGGTTGCCGGAGCAGGCGCCAATGAGGACGCCTATGTGACCGTTGCCGCGGTGGATGTCGGCATTCTCAATCTGACGCGATACCAGCCTCCGGCGCCGGACGACTGGTATTTTGGCCAGCGCCGCCTCGGCCTCGAAATCCGTGACCTCTATGGCCGTCTGATCGACGGTTCGCTCGGAGCCACCGGGCGGTTGCGCACCGGCGGCGACGGCGGCAGCACGGCGCTGCAGAGCAGCCCGCCCAAGGAAAAGCTGATCGCCTTCTTCTCAGGTCCGGTGAAGCTCGATGCGCAGGGCAAGGCGAATGTCTCCTTCGACATTCCGCAGTTCAACGGCACGGCGCGCGTCATGGCGGTCGCCTGGTCGAAGACCGGCGTCGGGCATGGCGTCAAGGATGTGGTGATCCGCGATCCGGTCGTGGTGACTGCCAGCCTGCCGCGCTTCCTGGCGCCTGGCGACCAGACCAATCTCAGGCTCGACATCGCCAATACCGATGCGCCGGCTGGCGACTACCAGCTTGCCATCACCACCAACAGACCGGTCGCCGTCGATCAGAAGGGGACCGGGAAGATAACGCTCGCCGCCGGCGGCAAGTCGGATGTCACGCTTGCGCTTCGCGGTGTCGAACCGGGCGACGGGTCGATTTCGGTCCGCCTTTCGAATGCGTCTGGCATGTCGCTCGACCAGGTGCTCGATATTCCCGTGCGGCCGGCCGCGATGCCGATCACCCAACAGCGGCTCGTCGAGCTGAAACCGGGCGCCAGCGTGACGGTCGATGCCAACCTGCTCGCGGACAGCATCCTGCCGGGCGCCTCGATCAGCGTGAATGTCAGCCGCTCCACCGCCTTCGATATTCCGGCACTGCTGATGAGCCTCAGCCGGTATCCCTATGGATGCGCCGAACAGACGACCAGCCGCGCGTTGCCGCTCCTCTATCTCAGCCAGATGGCGGTGCAGAACGGCCTTGCCGACGATACGGAGGTCAAGAAGCGGGTCCAGGATGCGATCTATCGCGTGCTGTCCTACCAGTCCTCGGCCGGCAGTTTCGGCCTCTGGGGCCCGGGCGGCGGCGATCTTTGGCTCGATTCCTACGTGAGCGACTTCCTCAGCCGGGCCCGCGAGCAGGGCTACGACGTGCCGGAACAGGCGCTCGTCCAGGCCCTCGACAGCCTGCAGAACTCGCTCGGCTTCACCAACAACGTCAAGGATCAGGGCAACGAGATCGCCTATGCGTTCTATGTGCTCGCCCGCAACCGAAAGGCCGCGATCAGCGACCTGCGCTATTACGCCGATACAATGCTGAACGACTTCCCGACGCCGCTCGCCAAGGCGCATATTGCTGCGGCGCTGGCACTTTACGGCGATGCCCAGCGGTCGCGGAATATCTTCGCGGCCTCGCTGCAGATGTCGCAGGACGCGCAGATCCACCGGGTCAGCCTGTCGCGTTCGGATTATGGCTCGTCCTTGCGTGACGGTGCCGCGGTCCTGGCGCTTGCCGCCGAAAGCCGTCCGGTGCCGCCGATCGTTCCGGCGCTTGCCACCATCGTCGCCAAGGAATGGGGGCAGAAGAAATATACCAGCACCCAGGAACAGACCTGGATGCTGCTCGCCGCCCGCGCGCTGCAGAATGGTGACGACGGTCTGCGCCTGCAGGTCAACGGTGCCGATCATCGCGGCACGCTGATGTCGCAGATGACCGGCGATGCGCTGATCGGCCATCCGCTGACCGTCAAGAACAACAGCGCCGATCCGCTGTCGGCCTCGATCACCACGGTCGCGGCCCCGGCTCAGCCGCTGCCGGCCGGTGGCGACGGTTTCCAGATCACCCGCACCTACTATTCGATGGACGGCGAGGAGGCCAATGTCAGCGAAGCGCAGCAGAACCAGCGTTATGTCGCGGTGATCACGATCACCGAGAGCAATAGCTGGCCGTCGCGCATCGTCGTTACCGACCTTCTGCCGGCCGGTTTCGAGATCGACAATCCGAGCATCGTCAACAGCGCGAGCCTTACGAACTTCGATTGGATCGAGGAAGTGCAGGCGGCCCACACCGAGTTCCGCAACGACCGTTTCGTCGCGGCCTTCGACCGGAGCGCCGGCGACAACCGCGAGATCACGCTTGCCTATGTGGTCCGCGCCGTAACCCCCGGCGTCTACGATCATCCGGCTGCCCAGGTCGAGGACATGTACCGTCCGCAGTTCTCAGCCCGTACCGCAATGGGCAAGATGGAGGTGCTGGCCGCCCAGTAA
- a CDS encoding SDR family NAD(P)-dependent oxidoreductase codes for MRSVVVTGAGSGIGLSTTELLIEAGWHVLAADRDAEALERLTDRLGNRAGLLTTVLLDITDEKAIADLAERCQALHSPLQALVNSAGIGSNVRFADTTTDQLRRMYEVNVVGAFALSQALAPIMRENGGGSIVHIASVSGIKGNLGRSAYGASKGALVTLTKIMAVELADDLIRVNAIAPGPIETPMVKENHTAATREEWNRTVPMRRYGRPEEIATAIAFLVDERQSSYVTGQILAVDGGFTAAGLMA; via the coding sequence ATGCGAAGCGTCGTCGTCACGGGTGCGGGATCGGGTATCGGCCTTTCGACGACGGAGCTTCTGATCGAGGCCGGCTGGCATGTGCTGGCCGCGGACCGCGATGCCGAAGCGCTCGAACGGCTGACGGACCGGCTCGGCAATCGCGCCGGCCTCCTGACCACCGTTCTCCTCGATATTACCGACGAGAAGGCGATCGCGGATCTTGCCGAGCGGTGCCAGGCGCTCCACAGCCCGCTGCAGGCATTGGTCAACAGCGCCGGCATCGGTTCGAACGTGCGTTTTGCCGATACCACGACCGATCAGCTTCGCCGGATGTACGAGGTGAATGTCGTCGGCGCGTTTGCGCTGTCGCAAGCATTGGCGCCGATCATGCGGGAAAACGGCGGCGGCTCGATCGTCCACATTGCCTCGGTCTCCGGCATCAAGGGCAATCTCGGCCGTTCCGCCTATGGTGCATCGAAGGGCGCGCTGGTGACGCTCACCAAGATCATGGCCGTCGAACTCGCAGACGACCTGATCCGCGTCAACGCCATCGCGCCGGGACCGATCGAGACGCCGATGGTCAAGGAAAACCACACGGCCGCGACGCGCGAGGAGTGGAACCGCACCGTGCCTATGCGCCGCTACGGCCGGCCGGAGGAGATCGCCACGGCCATCGCCTTCCTCGTCGACGAGCGGCAGTCCTCCTACGTGACCGGCCAAATCCTTGCTGTAGACGGTGGATTTACCGCTGCCGGACTGATGGCCTGA
- a CDS encoding PCC domain-containing protein, whose amino-acid sequence MAEVARIFAEAGCKGGFLNIEGGACDPFRYVLPAFSPDEDHAAWYSATFAPEAGGRFLTATAMVGERDGAPFLHCHGIWDTGEGALRMGHVLPFDSIVSRPIAVKGYGSATATFSSIPDPETNFTLFSAKGESGEGNGILLRVRPNEDVGMAIEDVCRAHGIESARIYGIGSINEPVFEDGRRIVCLATEIAIENGVLENTPDGIRASIDAAVVDTDGVIYHGRLARGDNPVGVTFELVIIENRES is encoded by the coding sequence ATGGCCGAGGTGGCGCGTATCTTCGCAGAGGCGGGCTGCAAGGGCGGTTTCCTCAATATCGAGGGCGGCGCCTGCGATCCGTTCCGGTATGTCCTGCCAGCCTTCTCTCCGGACGAGGACCATGCAGCCTGGTACAGCGCCACTTTCGCGCCGGAAGCGGGAGGGAGGTTCCTGACCGCGACCGCAATGGTCGGCGAACGGGATGGCGCGCCGTTCCTGCATTGCCACGGCATCTGGGATACGGGCGAAGGGGCTCTGCGCATGGGGCATGTGTTGCCCTTCGACAGCATTGTCAGCCGGCCGATCGCTGTCAAAGGGTATGGCAGCGCCACGGCGACCTTTTCGTCGATCCCCGATCCGGAAACGAATTTCACGCTGTTTTCCGCCAAGGGCGAGAGCGGCGAGGGCAACGGCATCCTGCTGCGGGTACGCCCGAACGAGGATGTCGGGATGGCGATCGAAGACGTCTGCCGGGCACACGGCATCGAGAGTGCCCGCATCTACGGCATCGGCAGCATCAACGAGCCCGTGTTCGAGGATGGGCGCCGGATTGTCTGCCTCGCGACCGAGATCGCCATCGAGAACGGCGTGCTCGAAAACACCCCGGACGGGATCCGGGCGTCGATCGATGCTGCGGTCGTCGATACGGACGGCGTGATCTATCACGGCCGGCTGGCGCGTGGCGACAACCCGGTCGGCGTCACCTTCGAACTGGTCATCATCGAAAACCGGGAGAGCTGA
- a CDS encoding acetyl-CoA acetyltransferase: MAGAQIVGWAHSKFGKSEAGSTRELMAEVINPALEHAGITAKDVDGIFVGVFNNGFSKQDFQGALVAMAADGFDHVPAVRMENACATGSAALYSALDFIAAGRGKIALVVGAEKMTALPTKETGDILLSASYREEEADVEGGFAGLFGRIASHYFQRYGDRSEELAMIAAKNHANGMKNPYAHMQKDFGFDFCNTVSDKNPYVAAPLRRTDCSLVSDGAAALVIASPEVAAGMKRAVAFKAHNHVNDILAMSRRDPIAFEGARMAWQKSLAEAGVSLDDLSFVETHDCFTIAELIEYEAMGLAEPGKGYRVIREGITRKDGRLPVNPSGGLKSKGHPIGATGVSMHVMAAMQLCGDAGEMQLPKATMAGVFNMGGAAVANYVSILERTK; the protein is encoded by the coding sequence ATGGCAGGAGCACAGATCGTCGGTTGGGCCCATTCGAAATTCGGCAAGTCCGAAGCGGGCTCGACGCGGGAATTGATGGCCGAGGTGATCAATCCGGCCCTCGAACACGCCGGTATCACGGCCAAGGATGTCGACGGCATTTTCGTCGGCGTGTTCAATAACGGCTTTTCCAAGCAGGATTTTCAAGGCGCCCTGGTGGCGATGGCGGCCGACGGGTTCGATCATGTGCCGGCCGTGCGGATGGAGAATGCCTGCGCCACGGGCTCCGCGGCCCTTTATTCGGCGCTCGATTTCATCGCTGCCGGGCGCGGCAAGATCGCGCTGGTTGTCGGTGCCGAGAAGATGACGGCGCTGCCCACCAAGGAGACGGGCGATATCCTGCTGTCGGCCTCCTACCGCGAGGAGGAGGCGGATGTCGAAGGCGGTTTCGCCGGTCTCTTCGGACGCATCGCCAGCCATTATTTCCAGCGTTATGGCGACCGTTCGGAAGAGCTCGCCATGATCGCGGCGAAGAACCACGCGAACGGCATGAAGAACCCCTATGCCCATATGCAGAAGGATTTCGGCTTCGACTTCTGCAACACGGTGTCCGACAAGAACCCCTATGTGGCGGCGCCGCTGAGGCGCACCGACTGCTCGCTGGTTTCGGATGGTGCGGCCGCTCTGGTGATCGCCTCGCCCGAAGTCGCGGCCGGTATGAAGCGCGCCGTCGCCTTCAAGGCGCACAATCACGTCAACGATATCCTCGCGATGTCGCGGCGCGATCCGATCGCCTTTGAAGGCGCGCGCATGGCCTGGCAGAAATCGCTGGCGGAGGCGGGCGTTTCGCTCGACGATCTGAGCTTCGTCGAAACCCATGACTGCTTCACCATCGCCGAGCTCATCGAATACGAGGCGATGGGGCTTGCCGAACCCGGCAAGGGCTATCGCGTCATCCGCGAGGGCATCACCCGCAAGGATGGCCGGCTGCCGGTCAACCCGTCCGGTGGGCTGAAATCCAAGGGACACCCGATCGGCGCGACCGGCGTCTCCATGCACGTGATGGCGGCGATGCAGCTTTGCGGTGATGCAGGCGAGATGCAGCTGCCGAAGGCGACGATGGCCGGTGTCTTCAACATGGGCGGTGCTGCCGTCGCCAACTACGTGTCGATCCTGGAGCGGACGAAATGA